The Caballeronia sp. SL2Y3 genome includes a window with the following:
- the uraH gene encoding hydroxyisourate hydrolase, translating to MGKLTTHVLDTAHGRPGANIQVELFALSGDTRRAIKTTLTNDDGRCDAPLLEGAELETGEYELVFHAGDYFAALGVNVPEPRFVDRVVLRFGIADAAAHYHVPLLVSPWAYSTYRGS from the coding sequence ATGGGCAAGCTCACCACCCACGTCCTCGACACCGCGCACGGCCGCCCCGGCGCGAACATACAAGTCGAGCTCTTCGCGCTATCCGGCGACACCCGGCGCGCAATCAAGACCACCCTGACCAACGACGACGGCCGCTGCGATGCGCCGCTGCTCGAAGGCGCGGAACTCGAAACCGGCGAATACGAACTCGTTTTTCACGCGGGCGATTATTTCGCCGCGCTCGGCGTGAACGTGCCCGAGCCGCGCTTCGTCGATCGCGTCGTGTTGCGCTTCGGCATCGCGGACGCCGCCGCGCATTATCACGTGCCGCTTTTGGTTTCGCCGTGGGCGTACAGCACGTATCGCGGCAGCTAA
- a CDS encoding 8-oxoguanine deaminase: protein MNATPRSLLVKNAHMLVTMDAERREIADGGLFIEGNRIVAVGPTSELPQTADDVLDMRGHLVIPGLVNTHHHMYQSLTRAVPAAQNAELFGWLTNLYKIWAHLTPEMIAVSTTTAMAELLLSGCTTSSDHLYIYPNGSRLDDSIAAAREIGMRFHAARGSMSVGQKDGGLPPDSVVEKEDAILKDSQRLIETYHDEGRYAMLRVVVAPCSPFSVSRELMRDSAALARRYGVSLHTHLAENVNDVAYSREKFGMTPAEYAEDLGWVGHDVWHAHCVQLDKPGIELFARTGTGVAHCPCSNMRLASGIAPIRAMRDAGVPVGLGVDGSASNDGAQMVGEVRQALLLQRVGFGPDAMTAREALEIATLGGAKVLNRDDIGALAPGMAADFVSFDLSQPAFAGALHDPVAALVFCAPSQVATSVIDGKVVVKEGRLTTVDLRAAVERHNALAGELANAAH, encoded by the coding sequence ATGAATGCGACACCCCGCAGCCTGCTCGTCAAGAACGCCCACATGCTCGTCACGATGGACGCAGAGCGCCGCGAAATCGCCGATGGCGGCCTCTTTATCGAAGGCAACCGCATCGTGGCGGTCGGGCCGACGAGCGAGCTTCCGCAGACCGCCGACGACGTGCTCGACATGCGCGGGCATCTCGTCATTCCCGGCCTCGTCAACACGCATCACCACATGTATCAGAGCCTGACGCGGGCGGTTCCGGCCGCGCAGAACGCCGAGCTTTTCGGCTGGCTCACGAACCTCTACAAGATCTGGGCGCATCTGACGCCCGAGATGATCGCGGTCTCCACGACAACCGCGATGGCCGAACTGCTGCTCTCCGGCTGCACGACGTCGAGCGATCACCTGTATATCTATCCGAACGGCAGCCGGCTGGACGACAGCATCGCGGCGGCGCGCGAGATCGGCATGCGCTTTCACGCGGCGCGCGGCAGCATGAGCGTCGGCCAGAAAGACGGCGGGCTGCCGCCGGATTCGGTCGTCGAGAAGGAAGACGCGATCCTGAAGGACTCGCAGCGCCTCATCGAGACGTATCACGACGAAGGCCGCTACGCGATGCTGCGCGTGGTCGTCGCGCCGTGCTCGCCGTTTTCGGTGAGCCGCGAGTTGATGCGCGATTCCGCGGCGCTCGCGCGTCGGTACGGCGTGTCGCTGCACACGCATCTGGCGGAAAACGTGAACGATGTCGCGTACAGCCGCGAGAAGTTCGGCATGACGCCCGCCGAATATGCCGAAGACCTGGGCTGGGTCGGCCATGACGTATGGCACGCGCATTGTGTTCAGCTCGACAAACCGGGCATCGAGCTTTTCGCGCGCACGGGAACGGGCGTGGCGCATTGTCCGTGCTCGAACATGCGGCTTGCGTCCGGCATCGCGCCGATTCGCGCCATGCGCGACGCGGGCGTGCCGGTCGGGCTCGGCGTGGACGGCTCGGCATCGAACGACGGCGCGCAAATGGTCGGCGAAGTGCGGCAGGCGCTGTTGCTTCAGCGCGTCGGCTTCGGACCGGACGCGATGACCGCGCGCGAAGCGCTCGAAATCGCGACGCTCGGCGGGGCGAAAGTGCTGAACCGCGACGACATCGGCGCGCTCGCGCCCGGCATGGCGGCGGATTTCGTCTCGTTCGATCTGTCGCAGCCGGCGTTCGCGGGCGCGCTGCACGATCCCGTCGCGGCGCTCGTGTTCTGCGCGCCGTCGCAGGTCGCGACGAGCGTCATCGACGGAAAAGTGGTCGTGAAGGAAGGGCGCCTGACGACGGTGGATTTGCGCGCGGCGGTGGAGCGGCATAACGCGCTGGCGGGCGAACTGGCGAATGCGGCGCATTAA
- a CDS encoding LysR substrate-binding domain-containing protein has product MSQQREAIDTYLLRVLHTLLMERSVTRAAVKLNQSQPAISAALRRLRDITGDPLLVRGKSGMVPTEYGLRLLEPTQNALREIERIKVQQHNFDPSTSVRCYRIGCPDYLNVLFVPTVVERFRQAAPNATLEFHSLGPAFDYELALEDGKLDIVVGNWPEPPEQLHLSNLFVDKIVCLVSNTHPFAKRGGLTLDQYLNAPHLAPTPYSVGQRGAIDVHLARERLKRHVVVTLPYFNLAPYVLIKSDLVFTTTRLFAAHYAKFLPLAVVPAPLDFPPMQYYQLWHERCHYSDEVRWLRSLVAEATRSLIEQP; this is encoded by the coding sequence ATGAGTCAGCAACGTGAGGCGATCGATACGTACTTATTGCGCGTCTTGCATACCTTGCTGATGGAACGCAGCGTCACCCGCGCGGCCGTCAAGCTCAATCAGTCGCAACCCGCCATCAGCGCCGCGCTGCGCCGCCTGCGCGACATCACCGGCGACCCGCTGCTCGTGCGCGGCAAATCCGGCATGGTGCCGACCGAATACGGCCTGCGCCTGCTCGAACCGACGCAGAACGCGCTGCGCGAAATCGAGCGGATCAAGGTCCAGCAGCACAACTTCGACCCTTCGACGTCCGTGCGGTGCTATCGCATCGGCTGTCCCGACTATCTCAACGTGCTCTTCGTGCCGACCGTCGTCGAGCGTTTCCGGCAGGCCGCGCCGAACGCGACGCTCGAGTTTCATTCGCTCGGCCCCGCGTTCGATTACGAACTGGCGCTCGAAGACGGCAAGCTCGATATCGTCGTCGGCAACTGGCCGGAACCGCCCGAGCAACTGCATTTGTCGAATTTGTTCGTCGACAAGATCGTGTGTCTCGTCAGCAACACGCATCCGTTCGCCAAGCGGGGCGGACTCACGCTCGATCAGTATCTCAACGCGCCGCACCTTGCGCCGACGCCCTATTCCGTCGGTCAGCGCGGAGCAATCGACGTGCATCTGGCGCGCGAACGTCTGAAGCGCCATGTCGTCGTCACGCTGCCGTACTTCAATCTTGCGCCTTACGTGCTCATCAAGTCGGACCTCGTCTTCACGACCACGCGCCTGTTCGCCGCCCATTACGCGAAGTTTCTGCCGCTCGCGGTGGTGCCCGCGCCGCTCGACTTCCCGCCCATGCAGTATTACCAGCTTTGGCATGAGCGGTGTCACTACTCCGACGAAGTCCGCTGGCTGCGCAGCCTCGTCGCCGAAGCGACGCGCTCGCTGATCGAACAGCCCTGA
- a CDS encoding ABC transporter ATP-binding protein, with protein MGDAIQKSTTPPRLALSGISKQYPSVKANDGVNLVVMPGEIHAVLGENGAGKSTLMKIIYGAVRPDEGEIRWQGETVDIGSPAAARKLGIGMVFQHFSLFETLTVAENIALALDDKFDMKALAKRIRDVSKDYGLDVDPQRHVHSLTVGERQRVEIVRCLLQNPRLLIMDEPTSVLTPQAVQKLFTVLRRLAAEGCSILYISHKLDEIQALCENATVMRGGRVTGNVDPRKETHASLAQSMVGHSLPDYTRRAHTPGDALLAVRNLSVASPDPFGTSLQNVSFEVRAGEIFGIAGVSGNGQAELLAALSGEIRDRHVAADAVSICGTPAARLTAGARRRLGFAFVPEERLGRGAVPAMSLAENGLLTAHRQQMVRGGWIRSGAVRSFADRCIQAFDVRCGGSGALAQSLSGGNLQKFIVGREILQAPKVLVVAQPTWGVDVGAAGFIRQQLLDLASRGVAILVISEELEELFDICDRLAVLARGKLSPVRATGETNAEEIGLFMAGLFEGKRAPAAELDSLSK; from the coding sequence ATGGGCGACGCCATTCAAAAGTCGACAACGCCACCGCGCCTGGCGTTGTCCGGCATCAGCAAGCAGTACCCGTCCGTCAAGGCGAACGACGGCGTGAATCTCGTCGTCATGCCCGGCGAGATCCACGCGGTGCTCGGCGAAAACGGCGCGGGCAAGTCCACGCTGATGAAGATCATCTACGGCGCGGTGCGCCCGGACGAAGGCGAGATCCGCTGGCAGGGCGAGACCGTCGACATTGGCAGTCCGGCCGCGGCGCGCAAGCTCGGCATCGGCATGGTGTTTCAGCACTTCTCGCTGTTCGAAACGCTGACCGTCGCCGAAAACATCGCGCTCGCGCTCGACGACAAGTTCGACATGAAGGCGCTGGCAAAGCGCATTCGGGATGTGTCGAAGGACTACGGGCTCGATGTCGATCCGCAGCGGCACGTTCATAGCCTGACGGTCGGCGAGCGGCAGCGCGTGGAGATCGTGCGGTGCCTGTTGCAGAACCCGCGGCTGCTCATCATGGACGAGCCGACTTCCGTGCTCACGCCGCAGGCCGTGCAAAAGCTCTTCACGGTGCTGCGCCGGCTCGCGGCCGAGGGTTGCAGCATTCTCTACATCAGCCACAAGCTCGACGAAATCCAGGCGCTGTGCGAGAACGCGACGGTGATGCGTGGGGGCCGCGTGACCGGCAATGTCGATCCGCGCAAGGAAACGCATGCGTCGCTCGCGCAGTCGATGGTCGGTCATTCGCTGCCCGACTACACGCGCCGCGCCCACACGCCCGGCGATGCGCTGCTCGCGGTCAGGAATCTTTCGGTGGCGAGTCCGGACCCGTTCGGCACGTCGCTCCAGAACGTGTCGTTCGAGGTGCGCGCGGGCGAAATCTTCGGCATCGCGGGTGTGTCGGGCAATGGCCAGGCGGAACTGCTCGCGGCGCTGTCGGGTGAAATACGCGATCGCCACGTCGCGGCCGATGCCGTGTCGATTTGCGGCACGCCCGCCGCCCGGCTCACGGCGGGCGCGCGGCGGCGGCTCGGCTTCGCGTTCGTGCCGGAAGAACGGCTCGGGCGCGGCGCGGTCCCGGCGATGTCGCTCGCGGAAAACGGCCTCTTGACCGCGCATCGGCAACAGATGGTGCGCGGCGGCTGGATTCGCTCGGGCGCGGTGCGCAGCTTTGCTGATCGCTGCATTCAGGCCTTCGACGTGCGCTGCGGCGGCAGCGGCGCGCTCGCTCAGAGTCTGTCGGGCGGCAACTTGCAGAAGTTCATCGTCGGACGCGAGATTTTGCAGGCGCCGAAGGTGCTCGTCGTCGCGCAGCCGACCTGGGGCGTCGATGTCGGCGCGGCCGGTTTCATCCGCCAGCAGTTGCTCGATCTTGCGTCGCGCGGCGTCGCCATTCTCGTGATCTCCGAAGAGCTCGAAGAACTGTTCGACATCTGCGACCGGCTCGCGGTGCTCGCGCGCGGCAAGCTCTCGCCGGTGCGCGCGACGGGCGAGACGAACGCCGAGGAAATCGGCCTCTTCATGGCGGGCTTGTTCGAGGGCAAGCGCGCGCCCGCGGCCGAACTCGATTCTTTGAGCAAATAA
- a CDS encoding ABC transporter permease gives MIFPYRLEARPTPSRAMQLAVPVVAAVATLLIGFLIFSIVGQDPLRAMHAFFVEPLSTVNGWSELVLKASPLCLIGLGLAVGYRANVWNIGAEGQMLLGGIVAGGIAIHVGDASGWWTLPLMVIGGIAGGMLWAAIPALLKSRFNTNEILTSLMLTYVAAQLLIYLVSGPWRDPEGMNFPISAMFVDDALFPRLYGDWHWSFLKGTRINASVFLTVIAIPLVWLFMRKSFAGFRMNVGGLAPLAARYAGFSDKKTIWTSLLLSGGLAGLAGVGEVAGPIGQLQAGWSPGYGFTAIIVVFVGRLHPVGIVLASLLMALLYLGGEAVQTSLQLPQALAGVFQGLLLFCLLGCDLFVNYRIRRRTPAHRAA, from the coding sequence ATGATTTTTCCGTATCGACTCGAAGCGCGCCCGACGCCCTCGCGCGCCATGCAGCTTGCGGTTCCGGTGGTGGCGGCCGTGGCGACGCTGCTTATCGGCTTCCTGATTTTCAGCATCGTCGGGCAGGACCCGCTGCGCGCGATGCACGCGTTCTTCGTCGAGCCGCTTTCCACCGTGAACGGCTGGTCAGAACTCGTGCTGAAGGCGTCGCCGCTGTGCCTGATCGGACTGGGGCTCGCGGTCGGCTATCGCGCGAACGTGTGGAACATCGGCGCGGAAGGACAGATGCTGCTCGGCGGCATCGTTGCGGGCGGCATCGCCATTCACGTCGGCGATGCATCCGGCTGGTGGACGCTGCCGCTGATGGTGATCGGCGGCATCGCGGGCGGCATGCTGTGGGCCGCCATTCCGGCGCTGCTCAAAAGCCGCTTCAACACCAACGAGATTCTCACGAGCCTGATGCTCACGTATGTTGCGGCGCAATTGCTGATCTATCTCGTGAGCGGCCCGTGGCGCGACCCGGAAGGCATGAATTTCCCGATTTCCGCGATGTTCGTCGACGACGCCTTGTTCCCGCGTCTCTATGGCGACTGGCATTGGAGCTTCCTGAAGGGCACGCGCATCAACGCGTCGGTGTTTCTGACGGTGATCGCGATTCCGCTCGTCTGGCTTTTCATGCGCAAGAGTTTCGCGGGGTTCCGGATGAACGTCGGCGGCCTCGCGCCGCTCGCCGCGCGCTACGCGGGCTTCTCGGACAAGAAGACGATCTGGACTTCGCTGCTGCTTTCGGGCGGACTCGCGGGTCTCGCGGGCGTGGGCGAAGTGGCGGGACCGATCGGGCAGCTTCAGGCCGGCTGGTCGCCGGGCTACGGCTTCACGGCGATCATCGTCGTGTTCGTCGGGCGGCTGCATCCGGTGGGGATCGTGCTCGCGAGTCTGTTGATGGCGCTGCTGTATCTCGGCGGCGAAGCGGTGCAGACATCGCTGCAATTGCCGCAGGCGCTCGCGGGCGTGTTCCAGGGGCTGCTGCTGTTTTGTCTCCTCGGCTGCGATCTGTTCGTGAATTACCGCATCAGGCGCAGGACCCCGGCGCACCGCGCTGCCTGA
- a CDS encoding ABC transporter permease: protein MDINQASNLASSAVIAAIPLMYAGAGELVAEKSGVLNLGVEGMMLMGAVTGYAVTSITGSPWLGILASVFAGLAMALLFGFLTITMLANQVATGLSLTIFGIGFSAYVGKPYTSAAVRATIDVLPIPGLSSIPVLGPAIFSLTPLGYLAFFMFAVIGWFLYKTRAGLVLRSVGESPAVAHSVGFPVVGVRYGATLFGGGMAGIAGGYYSIVYLHVWQEQLTSGRGWIALALVVFATWRPGRLLIGALLFGAVMALQFYAQAIGVPVPTQFLAMLPYIATIVVLVLISRNPNTIKLNAPASLGKPFFAAS from the coding sequence ATGGATATCAATCAAGCCAGCAATCTCGCATCGAGCGCGGTCATCGCGGCGATTCCGCTGATGTACGCGGGCGCGGGCGAACTCGTCGCGGAGAAGTCGGGCGTGCTCAACCTGGGCGTCGAAGGCATGATGCTGATGGGCGCGGTCACGGGCTACGCGGTTACGTCGATCACGGGCAGTCCGTGGCTCGGCATTCTCGCGTCGGTGTTCGCCGGGCTCGCGATGGCGCTGCTCTTCGGCTTCCTCACCATCACGATGCTCGCGAATCAGGTCGCCACGGGCCTGTCGCTGACGATCTTCGGCATCGGATTCTCGGCGTACGTCGGCAAGCCGTACACGTCGGCTGCAGTGCGCGCGACCATCGACGTGCTGCCGATTCCCGGCCTCTCGTCGATTCCCGTTCTCGGCCCGGCGATCTTCTCGCTGACGCCGCTCGGCTATCTCGCGTTCTTCATGTTCGCGGTCATCGGCTGGTTCCTGTACAAGACCCGCGCGGGGCTCGTGCTGCGCTCGGTCGGCGAATCGCCGGCGGTGGCGCATTCGGTCGGCTTTCCGGTGGTCGGCGTGCGCTATGGCGCGACGCTTTTCGGCGGCGGCATGGCGGGCATCGCGGGCGGTTACTACTCGATCGTCTATCTGCACGTCTGGCAGGAGCAACTGACCTCGGGACGCGGCTGGATTGCGCTCGCGCTCGTCGTCTTCGCGACGTGGCGGCCGGGGCGGCTCCTCATCGGCGCGCTGCTGTTCGGCGCGGTGATGGCGCTGCAGTTCTACGCGCAGGCCATCGGCGTGCCGGTGCCGACGCAATTCCTCGCGATGCTGCCGTATATCGCGACCATCGTCGTGCTCGTGCTGATCTCGCGCAACCCGAACACGATCAAGCTCAATGCGCCTGCATCGCTCGGCAAGCCGTTTTTCGCTGCGAGCTGA
- a CDS encoding BMP family ABC transporter substrate-binding protein, which yields MQKTWLKAITATVALSATLAAASAQAADAPGVAFVYLGNPGDAGWTFAHDAGSKEAEAKFGNKIKITRVENVPESADSERVFRDLANKGNKVIFGTSFGYQDFQLKVAKDFPDTIFLTATGFKKAKNFGTYDVRMYQGAYLAGIAAAYVTKTNTLGFVASVPIPEVVRNINAYTLGARSVNPKIHTKVIWINSWFDPGKEKQAAETLIGQGADVLLQNTDSNATLNTANEKHVHAFGWDSNMKKFGPDAHLGSVVTHWGVYYNDVIQKVIDGKWKNDPVWLGIPQKAVDLEDLNTGAIPAKAVQAVAAKRDELHSGKWDVFSGPIKDQSGAEKVPTGKTLSDPELQRINWYVEGVEGSLPK from the coding sequence ATGCAGAAAACCTGGCTGAAGGCGATCACGGCCACTGTCGCGCTCTCCGCGACGCTCGCCGCCGCGAGTGCGCAGGCGGCCGACGCCCCGGGCGTCGCCTTCGTCTATCTCGGCAATCCGGGCGATGCGGGCTGGACCTTCGCGCACGACGCCGGCAGCAAGGAAGCCGAAGCGAAGTTCGGCAACAAGATCAAGATCACGCGCGTGGAAAACGTGCCGGAATCCGCGGACTCGGAACGCGTGTTCCGCGATCTGGCGAACAAGGGCAACAAGGTGATCTTCGGCACGAGCTTCGGCTATCAGGACTTCCAGCTGAAGGTCGCGAAGGACTTTCCGGACACGATCTTTCTGACCGCAACGGGCTTCAAGAAGGCGAAGAATTTCGGCACGTACGACGTGCGCATGTACCAGGGCGCGTATCTCGCGGGCATCGCGGCGGCCTATGTGACGAAGACGAATACGCTCGGCTTCGTCGCGTCAGTGCCGATTCCCGAAGTGGTCCGCAACATCAACGCGTACACGTTGGGCGCGCGTTCGGTAAATCCGAAGATCCATACGAAGGTCATCTGGATCAATAGCTGGTTCGATCCGGGCAAGGAAAAGCAGGCGGCCGAGACGCTGATCGGGCAGGGCGCGGACGTGCTGTTGCAGAACACGGACTCCAACGCGACGCTCAACACCGCGAACGAAAAGCATGTGCACGCGTTCGGCTGGGACTCGAACATGAAGAAGTTCGGCCCGGATGCGCATCTCGGCTCGGTGGTCACGCACTGGGGCGTGTACTACAACGATGTGATCCAGAAGGTGATCGACGGCAAATGGAAGAACGATCCGGTCTGGCTCGGCATCCCGCAGAAGGCCGTGGACCTGGAGGACCTGAACACCGGCGCGATTCCGGCGAAGGCGGTGCAGGCCGTTGCCGCCAAGCGTGACGAACTGCACTCGGGCAAGTGGGATGTGTTCAGCGGTCCGATCAAGGATCAGTCGGGCGCGGAGAAGGTGCCGACGGGCAAGACGCTGTCGGATCCGGAACTGCAGCGTATTAATTGGTATGTGGAAGGGGTCGAAGGGTCGCTGCCGAAGTAA
- a CDS encoding M35 family metallo-endopeptidase — MSDTDYVIAHDSAETNAVPRSQVHVDLDMTPICSNMSNKEFRESVVKSRAEALDLIQTRIAAVSKWDAREQARVKKWLGRSDDVTRSVLDAGLPKLLSAMADLKPENIIRWDAQKQRNITCTIFPDNGSTDAAVCKPDTARRMIAIYPHFCSSPRSQLWHGCQVLTLIHECTHFTDVFDSIDAMYGVSVGLAFWAQGNPDQAIRNADSLACYVGIED; from the coding sequence ATGTCTGACACCGATTATGTAATCGCTCACGACTCAGCGGAGACTAACGCGGTGCCGAGGTCGCAGGTGCATGTTGATCTGGACATGACGCCAATATGCTCGAACATGAGCAACAAGGAGTTCAGGGAGTCGGTTGTCAAATCGCGCGCCGAAGCTCTCGACCTGATTCAAACCCGTATCGCGGCGGTATCGAAGTGGGACGCACGGGAACAGGCGCGCGTGAAAAAATGGTTAGGTCGCTCTGATGACGTTACGCGTTCCGTTTTGGACGCCGGACTACCGAAGCTTTTGAGCGCCATGGCCGACCTGAAGCCGGAGAATATCATTCGATGGGACGCGCAGAAACAACGCAACATCACGTGCACCATATTTCCAGATAATGGCAGTACGGACGCGGCTGTCTGCAAACCTGATACAGCGAGGCGCATGATCGCCATATATCCGCATTTCTGCAGTTCGCCAAGATCGCAACTATGGCATGGATGTCAGGTGCTGACGCTAATACACGAGTGTACGCATTTCACGGACGTGTTTGACTCCATCGACGCAATGTATGGGGTGAGCGTCGGTTTGGCATTCTGGGCACAAGGGAATCCGGATCAGGCGATACGAAACGCCGACAGCCTGGCGTGTTATGTCGGAATTGAGGATTAG
- a CDS encoding PAAR domain-containing protein, whose protein sequence is MRKALVVQGSPTTTGGIVIGGSATHMTDHGKPFALYGDEATCGKCRGAFKIIGTATRRCYRGRADVLEGDLVSCPCAQNRVMASPNPSCFYDDGDDGSLIAQTGNAVTASPNTYDEQYVLRDAATGQPHVGVSYQIISSSGPIWRGLTDGKGRTQRLTTSGPETLSLEIMEDKNV, encoded by the coding sequence ATGCGTAAGGCTCTCGTGGTACAAGGCAGTCCTACCACTACGGGCGGGATAGTCATCGGCGGCTCAGCTACTCACATGACAGACCACGGTAAGCCGTTTGCGCTGTACGGCGACGAAGCCACATGTGGCAAGTGTAGAGGCGCGTTCAAGATCATCGGTACGGCGACACGGCGATGCTATCGGGGACGAGCGGACGTATTAGAGGGCGACTTGGTCTCGTGTCCGTGCGCTCAAAACCGGGTGATGGCAAGTCCCAATCCCAGCTGTTTCTATGATGACGGCGATGACGGGAGCCTTATCGCCCAAACGGGGAACGCTGTAACCGCATCGCCGAATACCTACGACGAGCAATATGTCTTGCGCGATGCCGCGACGGGACAACCGCACGTAGGCGTTAGTTACCAGATTATTTCCTCGTCGGGTCCGATTTGGCGTGGGCTTACTGACGGCAAAGGAAGAACGCAACGACTAACGACCAGCGGCCCCGAAACGCTCAGCCTCGAGATAATGGAAGATAAGAATGTCTGA
- a CDS encoding dodecin, with product MSDHVYKQIELTGSSTQSSDDAVRVALAKASKTLRNMHWFEVTETRGHIENGEVLHWQVTIKVGLRIDD from the coding sequence ATGTCGGATCACGTCTATAAGCAGATCGAACTCACCGGCTCCTCGACGCAATCGAGCGATGACGCTGTGCGCGTCGCGCTGGCGAAGGCCTCGAAGACCTTGCGCAATATGCACTGGTTCGAAGTGACCGAGACGCGCGGGCATATCGAAAACGGCGAAGTCCTGCACTGGCAGGTGACGATCAAGGTGGGGCTGCGGATCGATGATTGA
- the mscL gene encoding large conductance mechanosensitive channel protein MscL: protein MSMIEEFKNFALKGNVMDLAVGVIIGGAFSTIVNSVVKDLIMPVVGLATGGLDFSNLFIRLGHIPPTFKGNPDSYKDLQTAGVAVFGYGSFITVLINFIILAFIIFLMVKFINNLRKPNEAAAPAAPPEDVLLLREIRDELKKTPRV, encoded by the coding sequence ATGAGCATGATCGAAGAATTCAAGAATTTCGCCCTCAAGGGCAACGTCATGGACCTCGCCGTGGGCGTCATCATCGGGGGCGCGTTCTCGACTATCGTGAACTCCGTCGTCAAGGATTTGATCATGCCGGTCGTCGGCCTCGCGACAGGCGGCCTCGATTTCTCGAATCTCTTCATCCGGCTCGGCCACATACCGCCGACCTTCAAAGGCAATCCGGATTCGTACAAGGATCTCCAAACGGCGGGCGTGGCGGTGTTCGGCTATGGCTCGTTCATCACCGTGCTGATCAACTTCATCATCCTGGCATTCATCATCTTTCTGATGGTCAAGTTCATCAACAATCTGCGCAAGCCCAACGAAGCGGCGGCACCCGCCGCGCCGCCCGAAGACGTGCTGCTTCTGCGCGAGATCCGCGACGAACTCAAAAAGACGCCGCGCGTCTAG
- a CDS encoding DUF2252 domain-containing protein produces the protein MSTRFNSIPTTSQASGTADESRAAGRALRDAIPFEAHANWQPEPDRPDPVERVLAVNAGRQARLVPLRMSRMAESPFAFLRGAATVMAWDLSRSPSIGHNVMIDGDAHINNFGLFRTPRQDVVFDLNDFDETIVAPWEWDLKRLTASINVAARENSVDMEGRERAVRSACEAYRTTMNELRQVSPYDLWQMRSYASALHIDAPTHLDADEKATIERTVERAMKRSHATMLAKVAEPAGKSWRFKVDPPILTQLDAAEKNHVIDGFRAYLQTIAGEWRMMLERYDVVDVAHRVVGVGSVGTRAYLVLLIGRALGDPIFMQVKEGIVPAAAPFVPPLEEPFRHQGRRVVHGQRLLQSSSDALLGWTTIAGRDFYVRQMKQIRGSVPVDWLHGATFDFYAWCLGLLLARAHARTGDPALIAGYCGASDKLDAAYATWAERYGAQTVADHAAFCAAISVGRVQAA, from the coding sequence TTGTCCACGCGCTTCAACTCCATCCCGACGACATCGCAAGCAAGCGGCACCGCCGACGAAAGCCGCGCCGCCGGCCGCGCGCTGCGCGACGCCATCCCTTTCGAGGCCCACGCGAACTGGCAGCCCGAGCCGGACCGCCCCGATCCCGTCGAGCGCGTGCTCGCCGTCAACGCGGGACGGCAGGCGCGGCTCGTGCCGCTGCGCATGTCGCGCATGGCCGAATCGCCGTTCGCGTTTCTGCGCGGCGCGGCGACCGTCATGGCCTGGGATCTGTCGAGATCGCCGTCGATCGGCCACAACGTGATGATCGACGGCGACGCGCACATCAACAATTTCGGCCTCTTTCGCACGCCGCGTCAGGACGTCGTGTTCGATCTGAACGATTTCGACGAGACGATCGTCGCTCCGTGGGAATGGGACCTCAAGCGCCTGACCGCGAGCATCAACGTCGCGGCCCGCGAAAACAGCGTGGACATGGAAGGCCGGGAGCGCGCCGTGCGTTCCGCGTGCGAGGCGTACCGCACGACGATGAACGAACTGCGCCAGGTAAGCCCCTACGATCTGTGGCAGATGCGCTCTTACGCGAGCGCCCTGCACATCGACGCGCCCACGCATCTCGACGCCGACGAAAAGGCCACCATCGAGCGCACGGTCGAGCGCGCGATGAAACGCTCGCACGCAACGATGCTCGCCAAGGTCGCGGAGCCGGCCGGCAAAAGCTGGCGCTTCAAGGTCGATCCGCCGATCCTCACGCAACTCGACGCCGCCGAGAAGAATCACGTCATCGACGGCTTCAGGGCGTATCTGCAGACCATCGCGGGCGAGTGGCGCATGATGCTCGAACGCTACGATGTCGTCGATGTCGCGCATCGCGTGGTGGGCGTCGGAAGCGTCGGCACGCGTGCGTATCTCGTGCTGCTGATCGGCCGCGCGCTCGGCGACCCGATCTTCATGCAAGTGAAGGAAGGCATCGTGCCGGCTGCCGCGCCGTTTGTGCCGCCGCTCGAAGAACCGTTCCGGCATCAGGGCAGGCGCGTGGTGCACGGACAGCGGCTCCTGCAAAGCTCATCCGATGCGCTGCTCGGCTGGACGACCATCGCCGGGCGCGATTTCTACGTACGCCAGATGAAGCAGATCCGCGGCTCCGTTCCCGTCGACTGGCTGCATGGCGCCACGTTCGACTTCTACGCGTGGTGTCTCGGACTGCTGCTCGCCCGCGCGCATGCGCGCACCGGCGACCCGGCGCTGATCGCGGGCTACTGCGGCGCATCCGACAAGCTCGACGCCGCCTACGCAACGTGGGCCGAGCGATACGGCGCCCAGACCGTCGCGGATCACGCGGCCTTTTGCGCGGCGATCAGCGTGGGGCGCGTTCAGGCCGCGTAG